The bacterium genomic interval TGGTCAGCGCCCGTCCCCTCGCCGGATTCATCGTGCGGATTCGCCGACGAGCGCGTCACCAAAGTTGCGTGCATTCGTCAACCGCCCGAGGGCAAAGGCGTCCTCAAGCGACAGAAGGAACGTCCCGGGATGGCCGGCGGTCCAAGTCCGCCCGGTCTCCTCCGAACCGAAGAAGTGCACGAAATGGCAGAAGTTCGCGATCACGTTGCGATCGAGCGCCCGCTCCGGCACGAGGAAGGACACGACCGCGTCGGCGGGGTCGACCTCTTGGACGCGGTCGGGCGCCACGGTAAGTACGATCGGGCGCCGTGTGACCGGATCTCGCGACGCCACCTCGATCGTCCGGCCAAGGATCCGGGGGATGAACAGACTATCCCACGCGCACCAAGTGTAGAGCGTCCGGCCGTCCACCCGAAAGTGATGCGGAGGCATCTCGGCCACGGTGAGGCCGCCGAACCCCATCACGGCGCCGTCGCCGTCGAACAATACCGTGCGGCCGGCCAAGACGCCGGCAATCGCCGTCTGCGGCAGGTCGAGCAGTGTCGCGAGCCGCGCAAGCGGCACCGGCCGGCCCTTCGCCAGTTCGCGGTAGAGCGCGACCGCGACGCGGCGGCCGACGGGGCCAAAGTGGGGAACGGCGCCCACGAATTGCTCCGCGAGCTGCGTTACCGTCATGGCCGCGTGGGACATCTTCCCGTCTCTCTCTCGGATTTGTCCGTTTGCCGGCTTTATTCTAAACCTTAAACCTAACTTCGGGGTCAAGATGCGAAACCAGGACACCGTCGGCCACGTCTTCCGCCCGAACATGCCGTATGACACTGCGACAAGTCACGGCACGATGCGGGTCGACTTCACCGCCGAAGAGCCGCGCCTCACCGGGAGGCTGGAGAGCCTCGCCAGTCCACCCTCAGCCGCCTGAAGCCTCGACCGCCTGCGCAAGCGCCAAGCGGCTGACCGCGGCGACCTCGTTCTCGATGAGCCGCTCCGCTTTGTCGATCTCGACATCCACGCGTGCCATGATTGCCTTGGACACGGCCGCCGCCTGCTTCGTCGGCGCGGCATCGGCGAGCGAGACGGTGTTGAGGCAGTCCACGAGGGTGTCGTTGAGGCCGGCAGGATGGCGCAGCGTATCGCGGTCGGTCTCTCGGTGGACGTCTACGAGCACGCCCTCGACCGCCGAGAGTTGATCGGTCACGGCCCGCACTCGCGCGCCCAGGTCGCTCGCGGCGGAGGCAGACCCGCCCGTCAGCGTCGCCAGCCGCCGTTTCTCGCGGCGGATGCGGTTGACGATGGCGTTCACCTTGCCGAGCGCGGCCGTGAGCTCGCCCAGCAGGCCGAATTGCGCCCGGTAAGCCTCGGGCGTGGTCGACAGGCGCGGATCCTTTACGACTGAGAACTCGGCGGCCGTCGCGTTCGACCCGATCGCCAGTTCCACGCGGTACCGGCCGGGAACCACCGTGGGGCCGGCCGTCGGCTCAGAAGGCTCCGACAGCTGCGGGTTCCGCCGCGGAGCGAGACTCTGATCGATCTGTTCCGGCCCGGGGTACTTAAGGTCCCATACGAACCGGTTGAGTCCGGACCGGACCGAAGGACGCTTGGCGGCGGCGAGCGCGCTGTCGTCGCTGCGGAAGGACGCGATCGCAGCGCCCGACGCGTCGCGGAACGTGAGGGTCACCGGGCCGGACGCGCCGTCGTCGAGCCAATAATAGATGATCGCGCCGTTCGGCGGGTTCTCGCCGACGTCGAGATATTCGCGTCCGGTGGTCCCGTCGGGCTTGCGGAACGTCCGGATGCCGCCGCCGATGCCCATGCACACGGAAAACGCCGTGCCGGCCTGCTTCAGGCTGCGCTGCGCGCCGAAGTGGAGCTTCGTGCGAACCGTCGTGCGTGGCTCAAACAGGCGCGCGCCCGCCCGGCCGTCCGTCATACTACGAAGGGGTGTGATGTCGTCCAGGATCCAGAAGGAGCGGCCGTGCGTGCCGGCCACCAGGTCTTCCCCTTTGATCTTGAGGTCGTAGATCGGCACAACGGGCAGACCGCCGCCCACGCGCGTCCAGTTGCGCCCGTCGTTCAGGCTGAAGTAGAGGCCGGTCTCGGTGCCCGCGAACAGGAGGCCCTTGCGCACCGGGTCCGCCCGCACGACGCGGGTGATCTCGCCCTCCGGAAAGTCGCCGTTGATCGACTCGAAGCGCCGGCCGCCGTCGCTGCTACGGAAGAGGTACGGCCGGTAGTCCGCGAGCTTGTAGCGCGTCGCGGCGACGTAGACTGTGTCCGCATCCTGCGGCGAGATCTCGACGCACCCGACGTAGGCGAGCTCCGGCATGCCGCGCGGCGTGACGTTCTGCCAGGTCTTGCCGCCGTCGCGCGTCGCGTGCACGAGCCCGTCGTCGGTGGATGCCCAGATCTCGTCCGGCCGGTGGGGTGACGGCGTGACGCACGCACACGTCGCGTGCACCTCCGCCCCGGCGCCGTCGCGGGTGAGGCCGCCGGAATGGCCTTGCCGGCTCTTGTCGTTCAGGCTGAGGTCCGGCGAGATCTCCTCCCAGCTCATACCCTCGTCGCGGGTGCGGAACACATGGTTGCCGCCCGCGTAAAGCGTGCGGCTGTCGTGCGGCGAGAAGACGATCGGAAACGTCCAGGCGAAGCGGTAGCGCGTGTCCGTGGGAGCGACGCCGGTCGATTCCTCCGGCCAGACGTTGACCAGCTGGATCTGCCTCGTGTTGTGATCGTATCGCTGCAGCGCCCCGGCGCCGCCAGGGCTCGAGCCAACCGCGCCGACGTAGACGATGTTCGGATCGTCCGGCTTGACGGCGATGAACCCGCTCTCCCCGGTGCCGGGATAGGTGCAGTCGGCGAGGGTGATCGCCCCCCACACGGCGGCGCTCGGGACCGAGATAGAGCTGTTGTCCTGCTGCGTGCCGTAGACGCGATAAGGATACTGGTTGTCGATATCGAGCCGGTAGATCTGCGCGGTCGGCTGGTTGTACACCGACGACCAGGTCTCTCCGCCGTTCGTGCTGACGCAGGCGCCGCCGTCGTTGCCCTCGATCATCCGCTTCGGATCGTCGGGGTCGATCCAGAGGTCGTGGTTGTCGCCGTGCGGCGTTTGGATCTCCGTGAATCCTCTCCCGCCGTCGGTCGACTTCCATAGCGCCAAGTTCGCGACGTAGACCGTCTCGCCGTGACGCGGATCGGCGATGACGTGCGCATAGTACCAGGGCCGGTGCATGAGGTCGCGATTGGACGACACGAGCGTCCACGTCTCACCGTAGTCGTCCGACCGGTAGAGTCCCGTCTTCTCCTCTTCGGCCTCCGCGAGCAGCCAGACGCGTCCGGCGCGGGCCGGCGACGCCGCGATGCCCATCTTGCCGAGAACACCTGCCGGCAGCCCGGGGTACCGTGTGATGTCCGTCCAGGATTCCCCGCCGTCGGTGGAACGGAAGACGCCGCTGCCCGGCCCGCCGCTCGACAGGTTCCAGAAGCTCCGGCGCGTCTGCCAGAACGTCGCGAAGAGAATGCGCGGATTGTTCGGGTCGATGGCCAAATCGAGACAGCCCGAATCCGCGTCCCGGTACAGCATCTTGCGCCAGGTCGTCCCGCCGTCCTCGGAGCGAAAGACGCCGCGTTCTTCGTTGGGGCCGAAGATATCGCCGAGGGCAGCCACGTAGACGCGATCGGGATCGTGCGGGTGGATGCGGATGCGCTTGATGAACCGGGTCTCGCGCAGGCCGAGGTGCCCCCAGGTGCGGCCGGCATCGGTTGACTTGTACACGCCGTCGCCGTAGGACACATCGAGCCGGATCGAGGTTTCGCCCGTGCCGGCGTAGATGACGTTGGGGTCCGAGGGCGCGACGGCGAGCCCGCCGATCGACGCGGAGCTGAGATAGCCGTCCGTCACGCAGCGCCAGTACACGCCGGCATCGGTCGTCTTCCAGACGCCGCCGGCGCAGGCGCCGAAATAGAAGACGTTGCGGTCGCCGGGGTCGCCGGCGACCGCAACGACGCGGCCGGCGCGCGTGGGACCGATGCAGCGCCATTTGAGGGCGTCGAACTTCGGCGAAAAACCGGAGGGGGTGGCCATAGATAGTCATTTGGTGCCGGTCCGAAATTTCCATTCTCCACCCGGACGGCCGGCGATCCCGCCGGGCTGAAGGAAAACGGCCGGCGTGTTGATAATGTCGCTACTATCGCAGGCGGACGACAGCGGACCACACAGGGAGGGACAGGGATGGATTGGATTGAGACACTGTTTCATATTTCGCCCGACGGCGGCAGCGGCTCGCTGGAGGTCGGCATCGTCGCCGGCGCCGCGGTGGCGCTGGCCATGGTGATCGCGGGGGCCGTCGGGATCCGCGCAGCCGCGAAGCGCTGGGCCGCGCGTTCTGTGTCTCAGCCGAGGGAAGCACGCGGCGCCCGTTAAGCCGGGGCCGAAATTCGAGGCGGAAGGACAAGAAGACCCGCTCACGCGGAACCGAGAGGGTCTTCTCTATTTGGTACTACCCTTTTTCGATCACCGTCGTGCACACGACGAGGTGTCGGCTGGACCCACGATCGGGCTGAGCGCGACGGAGTACGCTGGCGCTCAACCTCGCCCGGATCGGGGCGAAAATCGTGTGCGTCCGGCTTCAACGTCACCCATGTGGGCCCCAACCCGATCCGCATGAAACACGGAGAACGGAGTTCTGCGAACGGTTACCTCGCAGTAGATGCGCTTGGGCGGCGCCTCGAAATAACGGACGAGTGCCGGGCACAGCCCGTCCATGCCTCCCCACCGATACCAGTGGCCCTCGGCGTCCTCACGCACCCACTCCAGGACAAACTGGTACCCGAGCGCGGGAAACTCGTGATCTCCGAAGGTCACCGTGAATGGCTGGCGCGGCTGCAACCCCGCGCGTCGAAGCACGTGATCGACGATTGCCGGCGCCCGCGTAATAAAGGGTTTCGCGCGAAGTCCTCTCTGAAAATCGTCGAACACCCACGCGCCATCGTACCAGTACGGCTTGATCCTCGTCGAAACGGTCCCCATCTCTGCCTCCGCCGCTCCGTCCCGCCCCTTCTTGCTATCGAGCGCCCGGCGCGGTCCTCGCGATTGGAACGTCTCTCCTCGCCCGCTGCTCCGGTCAACCCACCGTTTCGGCCCCGTGTACAAAAACAAGAACCCGGCCTCGTTCTCCGGCCGGGTTCGCCACTCGCTCCCCGCCGCCCAGGCGACCATCTACAGGCGACGGATCATCGTGTCCGGGTAGAGCCTACGTCGGGTGCCGCGTATATATACGCCGGCCATTCGGCCCGCGCAGGCCAAACCCTCTCGCGTAGCTACTTGTGCGGCTGCTGAGCGCCCCCAATTTGACTGAACAAGCCGCCGAGAAGGTCACCTACTGCGACGAGATCATAGTTGAGTGTGTCGATCCACTGTGACACCGGCGCATTGTGGTCACGCACCTGACTCGCAAAGCAGTAATCGCGCGTCAGCGATTGATCGATGTTGACGAGGCTTTGCGTACCGCCGCGCGATTGGCTGTGACAATACTCGGGAATGTAGGCGGTTTGCAGGATCAGCGCGAGCACAAGAATAGTGATGACGGTAGAAAATGGCTTCACGGGACCCTCGGTCGCGCCGTCATGCCTGTCCGATCTCATTGAACCGCCGGCCGCTTGGCGCGTCACGCGACGCTTTAGAACCACCGCGCACCCCGACGCAATGGCTACTCTCGTCTTCGAAGACAATGTTCGGCGGGTTAAGCGCTCATCCTTGCCCGTCCGGGAACTCGGCCGCCCGCCAATGCGCCCGCTTACGCTCCCCGGTGACCCTCTAGCACATCCGTCCTCAACAGCGTGAGCATGGCGTCTTTCCTCGGTTTGGTAATGTCCGAATGGGCGATGACAAACCCGATCATACAGCGCATGTGATCGAATCGAAGCAGCCGGCGGTCGCCATCCCTACAGAGCATCAGTTGGCTCGGCGGGTCGCCGGTAATGGGTTGTCGGCAGAAATCACAAATCATCTGACGCACTGTCAAATGAAGCAGCAATCGAGATGCGGGCACGCACGGGAAACCGTATGCCCAAGTCCTGGATGTCTCCGGACCAAACACCTCGCGCCGAAATGAATAGCCAGTTGGAGTGTTTACGGGACGCCGCCATATCCGGCGTCGGCCCCCACCGATGAGCCCAGCCATCGGCTTCCTCGGTAAAGAACCCCACGGGCAAGCGCCGTTCCCGAGTCTGAGAGGTCCGCCGGGGGGGCATCACCAAACGAGGAGGGCAACGGCCGCAGGCGGACACTGCCGCGCTCCGGTGCGGGGCCCGCGATACGCATGTCTCCGGGACCCGAGAGGACGTATGCCGGCAGACGCGCAGCTCGGAACCGAAACGATGACAAGCATGGCGGCCGCTGACGTGGAGCGGTACGTGAAGATGAGAGCGCGCCTCGTCGCGGCCAGCGAGGCGCTCGCGCGCGCCACCTCGGCAGAGTCCGCGGCCGCGGCGGCGGGATCTGCTCTCGTCAGTTTGACCGGGGCAGACCACGCCGCGGTGTTCTTTCGTTCGACGAACGGCGTCGTGACCTGCCCCTGGTATTACCACCTGTCGGAGGGGTACGTCCGCGAACTGATCACCCCGGAGGGCGAAAACCCGTGGATTCATTTGGTGCGCCATCCGGAGCTCGCCTGTATGGATCTGCCGAGGGGCGGCCACAAGCGCGCCCCGGCGCCGTGGCTCCTACCTGATGTCTGCGAGCTGCCCATCAGGTACGCCGTCCGTCGGCGGGTCCAGCGGGAGGGGATGCGGTCGATTTGCTCTTGGCCGCTCACTCGCGCGGGCCGGACGATCGGCGTGCTGGCGTATTACTACGATACACCGCACATCTCGTCGGTAACGGAGCAGGAGATCCTACGCGTCTTTGCGTCACAGGCGGCCATGGCCGTCGAGCATGGGATCACTGCGCGTGGGATTACGGCGCGAGCGCCTGACTGGTCCGCGGCGCGCGCCGAGACCCCGGTGCACAATCCGGTCAGATTG includes:
- the merB gene encoding organomercurial lyase, with product MSHAAMTVTQLAEQFVGAVPHFGPVGRRVAVALYRELAKGRPVPLARLATLLDLPQTAIAGVLAGRTVLFDGDGAVMGFGGLTVAEMPPHHFRVDGRTLYTWCAWDSLFIPRILGRTIEVASRDPVTRRPIVLTVAPDRVQEVDPADAVVSFLVPERALDRNVIANFCHFVHFFGSEETGRTWTAGHPGTFLLSLEDAFALGRLTNARNFGDALVGESAR
- a CDS encoding glycosyl hydrolase — translated: MATPSGFSPKFDALKWRCIGPTRAGRVVAVAGDPGDRNVFYFGACAGGVWKTTDAGVYWRCVTDGYLSSASIGGLAVAPSDPNVIYAGTGETSIRLDVSYGDGVYKSTDAGRTWGHLGLRETRFIKRIRIHPHDPDRVYVAALGDIFGPNEERGVFRSEDGGTTWRKMLYRDADSGCLDLAIDPNNPRILFATFWQTRRSFWNLSSGGPGSGVFRSTDGGESWTDITRYPGLPAGVLGKMGIAASPARAGRVWLLAEAEEEKTGLYRSDDYGETWTLVSSNRDLMHRPWYYAHVIADPRHGETVYVANLALWKSTDGGRGFTEIQTPHGDNHDLWIDPDDPKRMIEGNDGGACVSTNGGETWSSVYNQPTAQIYRLDIDNQYPYRVYGTQQDNSSISVPSAAVWGAITLADCTYPGTGESGFIAVKPDDPNIVYVGAVGSSPGGAGALQRYDHNTRQIQLVNVWPEESTGVAPTDTRYRFAWTFPIVFSPHDSRTLYAGGNHVFRTRDEGMSWEEISPDLSLNDKSRQGHSGGLTRDGAGAEVHATCACVTPSPHRPDEIWASTDDGLVHATRDGGKTWQNVTPRGMPELAYVGCVEISPQDADTVYVAATRYKLADYRPYLFRSSDGGRRFESINGDFPEGEITRVVRADPVRKGLLFAGTETGLYFSLNDGRNWTRVGGGLPVVPIYDLKIKGEDLVAGTHGRSFWILDDITPLRSMTDGRAGARLFEPRTTVRTKLHFGAQRSLKQAGTAFSVCMGIGGGIRTFRKPDGTTGREYLDVGENPPNGAIIYYWLDDGASGPVTLTFRDASGAAIASFRSDDSALAAAKRPSVRSGLNRFVWDLKYPGPEQIDQSLAPRRNPQLSEPSEPTAGPTVVPGRYRVELAIGSNATAAEFSVVKDPRLSTTPEAYRAQFGLLGELTAALGKVNAIVNRIRREKRRLATLTGGSASAASDLGARVRAVTDQLSAVEGVLVDVHRETDRDTLRHPAGLNDTLVDCLNTVSLADAAPTKQAAAVSKAIMARVDVEIDKAERLIENEVAAVSRLALAQAVEASGG